From the Leucobacter tenebrionis genome, one window contains:
- a CDS encoding FecCD family ABC transporter permease — MTSATRFATVVTASIIVLAVTTVLSLGLGSHHVPASSVIDALLRYDSTNDDHLIVVSSRLPRAALCVVVGVGLAVAGAVMQSLTRNPLAEPGLLGLNAGASLAVVIGIVWFGVTNLVGYLGFAFAGAAVAAVVVYALGTAHRSGATPARMALAGAAVAMFLSAITTAVLLSRESAYDQFRFWAVGTLQGRDLGVTATVLPFIAAGALGALILTRSLNALALGDDSARSLGVSAPLARGGGGLVVVLLAGSATAAAGPIGFIGLVAPHAVRMLVGSDHRYVIPATIVVGPATLMVSDVLGRVVIAPAEIPTAVAAAIIGGPVFVALVRSKRKVAA; from the coding sequence GTGACCTCGGCAACGCGTTTCGCGACGGTCGTGACCGCGAGTATCATCGTGCTCGCGGTCACGACCGTGCTGAGCCTCGGGCTCGGCTCGCACCACGTGCCGGCGAGCAGCGTCATCGACGCCCTGCTGCGCTACGACTCGACGAACGACGACCATCTCATCGTGGTGAGCTCCCGCCTCCCGCGCGCCGCGCTGTGCGTCGTCGTCGGCGTGGGCCTGGCCGTCGCCGGAGCCGTCATGCAGTCGCTCACCCGCAACCCGCTCGCGGAGCCCGGCCTGCTCGGCCTCAACGCCGGGGCCTCGCTCGCCGTCGTGATCGGCATCGTCTGGTTCGGTGTCACGAACCTCGTCGGATATCTCGGCTTCGCGTTCGCGGGGGCCGCCGTCGCCGCGGTGGTCGTCTACGCGCTCGGCACGGCCCACCGTTCGGGCGCGACGCCCGCCCGTATGGCCCTCGCCGGGGCTGCGGTCGCGATGTTCCTCAGCGCCATCACCACAGCGGTGCTGCTTAGCCGTGAGTCGGCCTACGACCAGTTCCGCTTCTGGGCGGTCGGCACCCTGCAGGGTCGCGACCTCGGGGTGACCGCGACGGTGCTGCCCTTCATCGCCGCGGGCGCGCTCGGCGCGCTGATCCTCACCCGCTCGCTGAACGCCCTCGCGCTCGGCGACGACAGCGCCCGGTCGCTCGGCGTCTCGGCACCGCTGGCGCGAGGGGGAGGAGGCCTCGTGGTCGTGCTGCTCGCCGGGTCGGCGACCGCCGCGGCGGGGCCCATCGGCTTCATCGGCCTCGTCGCACCGCACGCCGTGCGCATGCTCGTCGGGTCCGACCACCGCTACGTGATCCCCGCGACCATCGTCGTCGGGCCCGCGACGCTCATGGTCTCCGACGTGCTCGGACGGGTCGTCATCGCTCCGGCCGAGATCCCCACCGCCGTCGCCGCGGCGATCATCGGGGGTCCGGTGTTCGTCGCGCTCGTGCGCAGTAAGAGGAAGGTCGCCGCATGA
- the fepB gene encoding Fe2+-enterobactin ABC transporter substrate-binding protein — MKRSLRVITAAAGVALLALTGCASSGSSAEGDAAAGDADGAWPRTITHDAGETEIPEKPENVVSTSVTLTGSLLAIDAPLTATAAAGVTPLTDDKGFFSQWAEVADERGVETLYSDLELDLEAVELAEPDLIVASSIGADNTLEAYDQLSEIAPTIMIDYGSHDWREIMAQLGEATGHEADADAALDEFDQWVAGEAEKITPVDGPVTALSYNGADPSMVFTENSSQAEILTELGFEYKEPAEDLVAQKRSDALGITPENLPAAIGDMSALFMVSIERDGVEGIKTDPLLKNAKAVADDTVVPVGSTSFRIDPYSARLMVEAVVDAFGSER, encoded by the coding sequence GTGAAGAGATCGCTTCGCGTCATCACGGCGGCCGCAGGGGTCGCCCTCCTCGCCCTCACGGGCTGCGCCTCCTCCGGCTCCTCGGCAGAAGGGGACGCCGCCGCCGGCGACGCCGACGGCGCCTGGCCGCGCACCATCACCCACGACGCCGGTGAGACCGAGATCCCGGAGAAGCCCGAGAACGTGGTCTCGACGAGCGTGACCCTGACGGGCTCGCTGCTCGCGATCGATGCCCCGCTCACCGCCACCGCCGCGGCGGGTGTGACCCCGCTGACCGACGACAAGGGTTTCTTCTCGCAGTGGGCCGAAGTGGCCGACGAGCGCGGGGTCGAGACGCTGTACTCCGACCTCGAGCTCGACCTCGAGGCGGTGGAGCTCGCCGAGCCGGACCTCATCGTGGCCTCGAGCATCGGTGCCGATAACACCCTCGAGGCCTACGACCAGCTCAGCGAGATCGCACCGACGATCATGATCGACTACGGGTCGCACGACTGGCGCGAGATCATGGCCCAGCTCGGCGAGGCGACGGGCCACGAGGCCGACGCCGACGCCGCGCTCGACGAGTTCGACCAGTGGGTCGCAGGCGAGGCCGAGAAGATCACCCCGGTCGACGGCCCGGTCACGGCCCTCTCCTACAACGGCGCCGATCCCTCGATGGTCTTCACCGAGAACAGCTCGCAGGCCGAGATCCTGACGGAGCTCGGCTTCGAGTACAAGGAGCCGGCTGAGGATCTCGTCGCGCAGAAGCGCTCCGACGCGCTCGGCATCACGCCCGAGAACCTGCCCGCCGCGATCGGCGACATGAGCGCCCTCTTCATGGTGAGCATCGAGCGCGACGGCGTCGAGGGCATCAAGACCGATCCGCTGCTGAAGAATGCGAAGGCGGTCGCCGACGACACTGTGGTGCCCGTCGGCAGCACCTCCTTCCGCATCGACCCCTACAGCGCGCGCCTGATGGTCGAGGCGGTCGTGGACGCATTCGGTTCCGAGCGGTAA